One window of the Balaenoptera ricei isolate mBalRic1 chromosome X, mBalRic1.hap2, whole genome shotgun sequence genome contains the following:
- the CLCN5 gene encoding H(+)/Cl(-) exchange transporter 5 isoform X2, giving the protein MMDFLEEPIPGVGTYDDFNTIDWVREKSRDRDRHREITNKSKESTWALIHSVSDAFSGWLLMLLIGLLSGSLAGLIDISAHWMTDLKEGICTGGIWFNHEHCCWNSQHVTFEDRDKCPEWNSWSQLIISTNEGAFAYIVNYFMYVLWALLFAFLAVSLVKVFAPYACGSGIPEIKTILSGFIIRGYLGKWTLIIKTITLVLAVSSGLSLGKEGPLVHVACCCGNILCHCFNKYRKNEAKRREVLSAAAAAGVSVAFGAPIGGVLFSLEEVSYYFPLKTLWRSFFAALVAAFTLRSINPFGNSRLVLFYVEFHTPWHLFELVPFILLGIFGGLWGALFIRTNIAWCRKRKTTQLGKYPVIEVLVITAITAILAFPNEYTRMSTSELISELFNDCGLLDSSKLCDYENRFNTSKAGELPDRPAGVGVYSAMWQLALTLILKIVITIFTFGMKIPSGLFIPSMAVGAIAGRLLGVGMEQLAYYHHDWAIFNSWCSQGADCITPGLYAMVGAAACLGGVTRMTVSLVVIMFELTGGLEYIVPLMAAAMTSKWVADALGREGIYDAHIRLNGYPFLEAKEEFAHKTLAMDVMKPRRNDPLLTVLTQDSMTVEDVETIITETTYSGFPVVVSRESQRLVGFVLRRDLIISIENARKKQDGVVSTSVIYFTEHSPPMPPYTPPTLKLRNILDLSPFTVTDLTPMEIVVDIFRKLGLRQCLVTHNGRLLGIITKKDVLKHIAQMANQDPDSILFN; this is encoded by the exons GTTCCCTAGCTGGCTTGATAGACATCTCTGCTCACTGGATGACAGACTTAAAAGAAGGTATATGCACAGGGGGAATCTGGTTTAACCATGAACACTGTTGCTGGAACTCCCAGCACGTCACCTTTGAAGACAGAGACAAATGCCCAGAGTGGAATAGCTGGTCCCAGCTGATCATCAGCACGAATGAG GGAGCCTTTGCCTACATAGTCAATTACTTCATGTATGTCCTCTGGGCTCTCCTATTTGCCTTCCTTGCCGTATCTCTTGTCAAGGTGTTCGCACCGTACGCCTGTGGCTCTGGAATCCCTGAG ATAAAAACTATCTTGAGTGGTTTCATTATTAGGGGCTATTTGGGTAAGTGGACCCTGATTATCAAAACCATAACACTGGTGCTGGCAGTGTCATCTGGCCTGAGCTTGGGCAAAGAGGGCCCCCTAGTGCACGTGGCTTGCTGCTGTGGGAACATCCTGTGCCACTGCTTCAACAAATACAGGAAGAATGAAGCCAAACGCAGAGAG GTCTTGTCAGCTGCAGCTGCAGCCGGTGTATCTGTAGCCTTTGGGGCACCTATTGgcggagtattattcagcctagAAGAG GTCAGCTACTACTTTCCCCTCAAAACACTGTGGCGTTCGTTTTTTGCTGCTTTAGTGGCAGCCTTCACTCTACGCTCCATCAATCCGTTTGGGAACAGCCGCCTGGTTCTATTTTATGTGGAGTTTCACACCCCGTGGCATCTCTTTGAGCTCGTGCCCTTCATTCTGTTGGGCATATTTGGTGGTCTGTGGGGAGCTTTGTTTATCCGCACCAACATCGCCTGGTGTCGGAAGCGTAAGACCACTCAGTTGGGCAAGTATCCTGTCATAGAGGTACTCGTCATAACGGCCATCACTGCCATCCTGGCTTTCCCCAATGAGTACACCCGTATGAGCACAAGTGAGCTCATTTCTGAGCTGTTCAATGACTGTGGCCTTCTGGACTCCTCTAAGCTCTGTGATTATGAGAACCGTTTCAACACAAGCAAGGCGGGTGAGCTGCCCGACAGACCGGCTGGTGTGGGAGTCTACAGCGCAATGTGGCAGCTAGCCTTGACACTCATACTGAAAATTGTCATCACTATATTCACCTTTGGCATGAAG ATCCCTTCTGGCCTCTTTATCCCTAGCATGGCTGTTGGTGCTATAGCGGGTCGGCTCTTGGGAGTAGGGATGGAACAGCTGGCTTATTACCACCATGACTGGGCCATCTTCAATAGCTGGTGCAGTCAAGGAGCGGATTGTATCACCCCTGGCCTTTATGCGATGGTTGGGGCTGCAGCCTGCTTGG GCGGGGTGACTCGGATGACCGTTTCTCTTGTTGTCATAATGTTTGAACTAACTGGTGGCTTGGAATATATTGTGCCTCTGATGGCCGCAGCCATGACAAGCAAGTGGGTGGCAGATGCTCTTGGGCGGGAGGGCATCTATGATGCCCACATCCGTCTCAACGGATACCCCTTTCTTGAAGCCAAAGAAGAGTTTGCTCACAAGACCCTGGCAATGGATGTGATGAAACCCCGGAGAAATGATCCTTTGTTGACTGTCCTTACTCAGGACAGTATGACCGTGGAAGACGTAGAGACCATAATCACTGAAACCACTTACAGTGGCTTCCCAGTTGTGGTGTCCCGAGAGTCCCAAAGACTTGTGGGTTTTGTCCTCCGAAGAGACCTCATTATTTCAATTG AAAATGCTCGAAAAAAACAGGATGGAGTTGTGAGCActtctgtcatttatttcacCGAGCATTCTCCTCCAATGCCACCATACACCCCACCTACCCTCAAGCTTCGGAACATCCTGGATCTCAGCCCCTTCACTGTGACTGACCTTACACCCATGGAGATCGTGGTAGATATCTTCCGCAAGCTGGGACTGCGGCAGTGCCTGGTTACACACAATGG GCGATTGCTTGGAATCATTACCAAAAAGGATGTGCTAAAGCATATAGCACAGATGGCGAACCAAGATCCTGATTCCATTCTCTTCAACTAG